In Bremerella alba, one DNA window encodes the following:
- a CDS encoding outer membrane protein assembly factor BamB family protein, whose amino-acid sequence MMIEISIPAVRFCWTLFLVLFIVPAALQADESAWKPLLQGSPSDWPAWRGPEGIGFSPATTAPTKWGEQENVAWKTPLGGWGDSTPAIVGDHVFVTLQNEANELRLVRLDAKTGQIELNILVDQAETPRKAPKRKTQKFHNLHNLASPSPVVSGEHVVVHFGNGLLATYNLDGEELWRHNLQEEYGTYSIWWGHANSPVVFDGLVISVCMQDSLSDLQDEPAKSYLIAHDLKTGEKKWMTLRMTGAPAEEADAYTTPLLLKKDDQVQMVVMGGNTLDAYNPLTGKRLWNLPGLVGGRTVTGPISAEGKIFTTRGMRKPLLSVKLDGNQGELTEDAIVWEIEKSTPDTPSPVYANGMLFTVTDDGIAHCYRTQDGELLWRERLGGNFKASPIVAGGNVYYTNIDGNCKVVAAKDMFELVSENEVKDTTIASPAIAGGKLFLRGKEHLYCIEK is encoded by the coding sequence ATGATGATCGAAATTTCTATTCCGGCTGTTCGCTTTTGCTGGACTCTTTTTCTCGTACTCTTCATCGTTCCTGCGGCCCTACAAGCGGACGAATCGGCCTGGAAACCGCTTCTGCAGGGCAGTCCCAGTGACTGGCCTGCCTGGCGTGGCCCAGAAGGAATCGGCTTCAGCCCGGCCACCACCGCACCGACTAAATGGGGCGAACAAGAGAACGTGGCCTGGAAGACTCCGCTGGGTGGCTGGGGCGATTCGACCCCGGCGATCGTGGGCGATCACGTCTTTGTCACGCTGCAGAACGAAGCCAACGAGCTGCGTCTGGTGCGACTCGATGCCAAAACCGGCCAGATCGAACTGAACATCCTGGTCGATCAAGCCGAAACGCCCAGAAAGGCCCCCAAGCGTAAAACGCAGAAGTTTCACAATCTGCACAACCTGGCCAGTCCCTCGCCGGTAGTCAGCGGCGAGCATGTCGTCGTGCACTTCGGCAATGGTTTGCTGGCGACCTACAACCTCGATGGCGAAGAGCTGTGGCGTCATAACCTGCAAGAAGAGTACGGAACCTATTCAATCTGGTGGGGTCACGCGAACAGCCCTGTGGTTTTCGACGGCCTGGTGATCTCGGTCTGCATGCAAGACTCGCTGTCCGATCTGCAAGACGAACCGGCCAAAAGCTACCTGATCGCCCACGACCTGAAGACCGGCGAAAAGAAGTGGATGACGCTACGCATGACCGGTGCCCCGGCTGAAGAGGCCGACGCCTACACGACCCCACTGCTGCTGAAAAAAGATGACCAGGTGCAAATGGTCGTTATGGGTGGTAACACGCTCGATGCTTACAATCCGCTGACCGGCAAGCGGCTGTGGAATTTGCCAGGTTTGGTCGGCGGCCGTACGGTGACCGGCCCGATTTCAGCTGAAGGAAAGATCTTCACTACCCGTGGCATGCGGAAGCCGCTGTTGTCGGTGAAGCTGGACGGCAACCAGGGGGAACTGACCGAAGACGCGATTGTGTGGGAAATCGAAAAGTCGACGCCTGATACCCCTTCGCCTGTGTATGCCAACGGCATGCTCTTCACGGTGACCGACGATGGCATTGCCCACTGCTACCGCACGCAAGATGGCGAACTGCTGTGGCGTGAACGCTTAGGCGGCAACTTCAAAGCTTCCCCAATTGTCGCTGGCGGCAACGTCTATTACACGAACATCGACGGCAACTGCAAGGTCGTCGCCGCGAAGGACATGTTCGAGCTGGTTAGCGAAAACGAAGTCAAAGACACAACGATCGCATCGCCGGCCATCGCCGGCGGCAAGCTGTTTTTGCGTGGGAAAGAGCATCTGTACTGCATCGAGAAGTGA
- a CDS encoding extracellular solute-binding protein, whose product MLVPARRSCLSLLVLSLWMGLTATACRPAAQQEVVVYTALDQEFSESHFDTFHKQTGVEVVAKYDTEANKTVGLTEALLAEKDRPRCDVFWNNEILNTLRLQKAGLLAAYQPKHQDQYPASFRSANGFWFGFAARARILLVNTDLLAEGKRPTSVFDLADEKWKDQGGYAKPMFGTTATHAAVLFAELGEDRAKEFFTQLQSYAKMLPGNKQVAQAVSRGEIAFGLTDTDDAMVEIQSGRPVTIVYPDQADDGLGTLFIPNTLAIIQGGPNPEAARQLVDTLLSAEVETTLARGPSAQIPLNTQLDIPLQVESPKTIRAMEVDWEASVDQWDNAAEFLREKILTN is encoded by the coding sequence ATGCTTGTTCCTGCCCGGCGAAGCTGCCTGTCTTTACTCGTCCTTTCCCTTTGGATGGGCCTGACCGCGACCGCTTGCCGACCTGCGGCGCAGCAGGAGGTTGTCGTCTACACGGCGCTCGATCAGGAGTTCTCGGAGAGCCACTTCGATACCTTTCACAAGCAAACAGGCGTGGAGGTCGTCGCCAAGTACGATACCGAGGCCAACAAGACCGTCGGCCTGACCGAGGCGTTGCTGGCCGAGAAAGATCGTCCGCGATGCGATGTCTTCTGGAACAACGAGATCCTCAACACCTTGCGGCTGCAGAAAGCGGGCCTTCTCGCTGCGTATCAGCCCAAGCACCAGGACCAGTACCCTGCGTCGTTCCGTTCGGCCAACGGCTTCTGGTTTGGCTTCGCGGCTCGGGCACGCATTCTGCTTGTGAATACCGACCTTCTCGCCGAAGGAAAACGGCCCACGTCGGTCTTTGATCTTGCAGATGAAAAGTGGAAAGACCAAGGAGGCTACGCCAAGCCGATGTTCGGCACGACGGCCACCCATGCGGCTGTCTTGTTTGCAGAACTGGGGGAAGATCGCGCCAAGGAGTTCTTCACGCAGCTGCAGAGTTACGCCAAGATGCTGCCAGGCAACAAGCAAGTCGCTCAGGCAGTTTCCCGTGGCGAAATCGCTTTCGGCCTGACCGACACGGACGATGCGATGGTCGAAATTCAATCGGGGCGGCCGGTCACGATCGTATATCCCGATCAAGCAGACGACGGGCTCGGAACGCTCTTCATTCCCAACACGTTGGCCATCATCCAAGGTGGCCCCAACCCCGAGGCCGCCCGGCAGCTGGTCGATACGCTACTTTCAGCCGAAGTGGAAACCACGTTGGCGCGTGGGCCCAGCGCCCAGATCCCCTTGAACACGCAATTGGATATCCCACTTCAGGTCGAGTCCCCCAAGACCATTCGGGCGATGGAGGTCGACTGGGAAGCCTCGGTCGACCAATGGGATAATGCCGCCGAGTTTTTGCGTGAGAAGATCTTAACGAACTAG
- a CDS encoding DEAD/DEAH box helicase, with translation MSTTEESPEKRFTDLDLSEKMLAALKEARYEVPSPIQAGVIPLALEGKDILGQARTGTGKTAAFGIPIIETLPSGKGPHALILVPTRELAVQVRDEIAKLSKGMSIQTVAIYGGKPIKGQMDKLKRNPDIVVGTPGRVIDHMTRKSLSFDNLSVVVLDEADRMLDIGFRPDIEKILRRCPEDRQTMLLSATVPPPIERLATRYMHDPVKVDFSPTNISADTIEQHYFTVDGPKKMELLVRLLRREQPTKCIVFCRTKRGTEKLFQRLQKKTKMVRCIHGDLQQGARNRTISDFKANKYRILIATDVVGRGIDISDVTLIVNYDVPEYSDDYVHRVGRTGRMGKEGVAYTFVTPEEGNQLTRIEIRIDKLLIRDEIEGFDPYVKTSVQTGPTHARDVDGAQKEAEEEKKEPPKKTPRRRHRRAL, from the coding sequence TTGTCGACCACTGAAGAATCCCCCGAAAAACGATTCACCGACCTCGATCTGTCCGAAAAGATGCTCGCGGCGCTAAAAGAGGCCCGTTACGAGGTCCCCTCGCCGATTCAAGCCGGGGTCATTCCGCTGGCCTTAGAAGGGAAAGATATCCTCGGTCAGGCCCGGACCGGTACCGGCAAGACGGCCGCGTTTGGTATCCCCATCATTGAAACGCTCCCTTCCGGAAAAGGGCCGCACGCGCTCATCCTGGTGCCTACCCGTGAATTGGCCGTCCAGGTACGTGACGAGATCGCCAAGCTTTCCAAAGGGATGAGCATTCAAACGGTCGCTATTTATGGCGGCAAGCCCATCAAAGGGCAAATGGACAAGCTCAAGCGAAACCCTGATATCGTGGTCGGAACCCCAGGCCGAGTCATCGATCATATGACCCGGAAATCGCTCTCGTTCGATAACCTGAGCGTGGTCGTGCTGGACGAAGCCGATCGAATGCTCGATATCGGTTTTCGGCCCGACATCGAGAAGATCTTGCGGCGCTGTCCCGAAGATCGCCAGACGATGCTGCTTAGTGCTACCGTGCCACCTCCGATCGAACGTCTGGCCACGCGTTACATGCACGATCCGGTGAAGGTCGACTTCTCACCGACAAACATCTCGGCCGACACGATCGAGCAGCATTACTTTACCGTCGATGGGCCCAAGAAGATGGAACTGCTGGTCCGGCTGCTTCGCCGCGAGCAGCCCACCAAGTGCATCGTCTTCTGCCGCACCAAACGCGGCACGGAAAAGCTTTTCCAACGCCTGCAGAAAAAGACCAAGATGGTCCGCTGCATCCACGGTGACTTGCAGCAAGGCGCCCGAAACCGCACCATCAGCGATTTTAAAGCCAACAAGTATCGCATCTTAATCGCCACCGACGTGGTGGGCCGCGGGATCGATATCTCGGACGTGACGCTGATTGTGAACTATGACGTGCCGGAATACTCCGATGACTACGTCCACCGCGTAGGCCGTACCGGTCGAATGGGCAAGGAAGGGGTCGCTTACACCTTTGTTACCCCTGAGGAAGGCAACCAGCTAACGCGGATCGAAATTCGGATCGATAAGCTGCTCATTCGCGACGAAATCGAAGGTTTCGATCCGTACGTCAAAACGTCGGTACAAACCGGACCGACCCACGCTCGCGATGTGGACGGTGCGCAGAAGGAAGCCGAAGAAGAGAAGAAAGAGCCACCCAAGAAGACGCCTCGTCGTCGCCACCGCCGGGCACTCTAG
- a CDS encoding amino acid aminotransferase, with protein sequence MFQHVETAPPDAILGLNEAFRNDPSPEKINLSVGVYKDEKGGTPVLKCVKEAEKRLLETESTKSYLPIDGRASYNSAVRSLLFGTEHEVVTTNRAVTVQTPGGTGALRVAGDFIAANFPGASLWLSQPTWPNHPNIFTAAGVPLKTYAYFNKATNGLDFDGMLSALKGADKGDVVLLHGCCHNPTGIDPTPQQWKTIADLIQEKELLPLLDFAYQGFGEGLSEDASGLREIARSGQEMLICSSFSKNFGLYNERVGALTAVAPGQAEAIAVLSQMKKVIRSNYSNPPTHGAAVVETVLTDDSLRTMWEEELAHMRNRINGIRKLFVDKISACGIDQDFSFIQQQNGMFSFSGLNQMQVDQLRSEMSIYIVGSGRINVAGISEANVDRLCEGIKKVTS encoded by the coding sequence ATGTTCCAGCACGTCGAAACGGCTCCCCCTGACGCAATCTTGGGTCTTAATGAAGCCTTCCGCAACGATCCAAGCCCCGAAAAGATCAACCTGAGCGTGGGCGTTTACAAAGACGAAAAAGGGGGAACGCCGGTCCTTAAGTGCGTGAAGGAAGCCGAGAAACGCTTGCTGGAGACGGAGAGCACCAAAAGCTACCTGCCAATCGATGGTCGGGCCAGCTACAACAGCGCCGTCCGATCGTTGCTCTTTGGCACCGAGCATGAAGTGGTCACCACCAATCGTGCGGTCACCGTGCAAACGCCCGGCGGTACCGGTGCGCTGCGTGTGGCCGGCGACTTCATTGCGGCCAACTTCCCCGGTGCGTCGTTGTGGCTCAGCCAACCTACCTGGCCTAACCACCCCAATATCTTCACGGCCGCTGGCGTTCCGTTGAAAACGTATGCCTACTTCAACAAGGCGACCAATGGTCTCGATTTCGACGGCATGCTCAGCGCTTTGAAGGGGGCCGACAAGGGAGACGTGGTCCTGCTGCATGGCTGCTGCCACAACCCGACCGGCATCGATCCGACGCCCCAGCAGTGGAAAACAATCGCCGACCTGATCCAGGAAAAAGAACTACTGCCGCTGCTGGACTTCGCCTACCAAGGCTTCGGCGAAGGTCTCAGCGAAGACGCATCCGGCCTCCGCGAGATTGCCCGGTCTGGGCAAGAGATGCTCATCTGCAGCAGTTTTAGCAAGAATTTCGGCTTGTATAACGAACGTGTAGGTGCCTTGACGGCGGTTGCCCCTGGCCAGGCGGAAGCTATCGCAGTGCTGAGCCAGATGAAGAAGGTGATCCGCTCGAACTACTCGAACCCGCCCACGCATGGTGCTGCGGTTGTCGAGACGGTTCTCACCGACGATTCGCTCCGCACGATGTGGGAAGAAGAGCTGGCCCACATGCGTAATCGCATCAACGGCATTCGCAAGCTGTTTGTCGACAAGATCTCGGCCTGCGGCATCGACCAGGATTTTTCCTTCATCCAGCAGCAGAACGGCATGTTCAGCTTCTCAGGCCTAAACCAGATGCAGGTCGACCAACTCCGCAGCGAGATGAGCATTTACATCGTCGGTTCCGGTCGCATCAACGTGGCTGGCATCAGCGAAGCCAACGTCGACCGCCTCTGTGAAGGCATCAAGAAGGTGACGAGCTAG
- a CDS encoding inositol-3-phosphate synthase: MAGSRTGIWLIGAKGGVATTTIVGLLALKKGLTENVGLVSELKQFDHLDLADWNNIVIGGHDIRDVSLLDEAYKMVFESRAIDGRLVEKLKDDLTSLDANIHDGTLYNAGKKITEFAHAKLQALQETPREAVDRLKGHIADFAKANSLDNVVVVNVSSTEPSVDGELFPKTWKELESQLSTSDCKLPASSLYGIMALELGYPFINFTPSLGTAIDALDDLAKSNSTCHMGHDGKTGETLLKSTLAPMFANRNFKVMSWVGHNIFGNMDAKVLDDPENKKTKAVSKDRLLSKIFGYTPQTLVTIENIDSMGDWKTAWDHIHFQGFLGTPMVMQFIWQGADSLLAAPLVIDLARFGDLAKRQGCTGLQPQLSCFFKSPLGTEENDFAKQFQMLEAWTESIKS; this comes from the coding sequence ATGGCAGGCTCGCGCACCGGGATCTGGCTGATTGGCGCTAAAGGCGGCGTCGCCACCACCACCATTGTTGGACTGCTCGCGCTGAAGAAGGGCCTGACCGAGAACGTCGGCCTGGTCAGCGAACTAAAGCAGTTTGATCATTTGGATTTGGCCGACTGGAATAACATCGTCATCGGCGGCCACGATATTCGCGACGTCAGCTTGCTCGACGAAGCCTACAAGATGGTCTTCGAGAGCCGGGCCATCGACGGCCGGCTGGTTGAAAAGCTCAAGGACGACCTGACCTCGCTCGATGCCAACATTCACGACGGCACGCTATATAACGCCGGCAAGAAGATCACCGAGTTCGCCCACGCCAAGTTGCAAGCACTTCAAGAAACGCCTCGCGAAGCGGTTGATCGTTTGAAGGGGCATATCGCCGACTTTGCAAAAGCCAACAGCCTGGACAATGTGGTTGTGGTGAACGTCTCTTCGACCGAGCCCTCGGTCGATGGCGAGTTGTTCCCGAAGACCTGGAAAGAGCTTGAGTCGCAGCTATCGACCAGCGATTGCAAGCTGCCAGCCAGTTCGCTGTATGGCATTATGGCGCTGGAACTCGGTTACCCGTTCATCAACTTCACGCCATCGCTGGGCACGGCGATTGATGCCCTGGACGACCTGGCCAAGTCGAACAGTACCTGTCACATGGGGCACGACGGCAAGACAGGCGAAACGCTCCTGAAAAGCACGCTCGCCCCCATGTTTGCTAACCGTAACTTCAAAGTGATGAGTTGGGTCGGGCACAACATCTTTGGCAACATGGACGCCAAGGTGCTAGACGATCCAGAGAACAAGAAGACCAAAGCGGTCAGCAAAGATCGCCTGCTCAGCAAGATCTTCGGCTACACGCCGCAAACGCTAGTCACCATCGAAAACATCGACAGCATGGGAGACTGGAAGACGGCCTGGGATCACATCCACTTCCAAGGCTTTTTGGGCACGCCGATGGTCATGCAGTTCATCTGGCAAGGAGCCGACTCACTGCTGGCCGCCCCGTTGGTGATCGACCTGGCCCGCTTCGGCGACTTGGCCAAACGCCAGGGATGCACCGGCCTGCAACCGCAACTCTCGTGCTTCTTCAAGTCGCCACTGGGGACCGAAGAAAACGACTTCGCCAAGCAGTTTCAGATGCTCGAAGCATGGACGGAGTCGATTAAGAGCTAA
- a CDS encoding sodium:calcium antiporter yields the protein MGGELATLSLIFLGLAIVIVFAGNFMAKAADVIGEKSGMGASLAGLVLLAAATSLPEFAININAVRLPDSTQGVDLALGNVLGSSLFNLLILGIVDLIFHSKARMFSSVSSAHALSAMVSMALIAIVVLFLLLERDGVGIPLHFWHMGIGTIACGVFYLFSIRLIYLDQHMAAKLEEEKQSPEEEPAKQGMSLAVAIGIYLATTVVIFIAAAYLAPTADRIAEITGLGGTFIGSTLLALTTSLPEFVTTIVAVRIGAADMAIGNILGSNTFNIAILLPVDAIYTQGSLLADASPVHAMTGVAVILLTCVATMGILYRAEKKYSIIEPDALLVVLLSLMSIWGIYQLTRPTGEPEMKEEPKVEEVSYQRFHEGGEQCSESHQMRHSPSKDWY from the coding sequence ATGGGCGGCGAACTGGCAACGTTAAGCTTGATCTTTCTGGGACTCGCCATCGTCATTGTCTTTGCAGGCAATTTCATGGCCAAGGCCGCCGATGTGATTGGCGAGAAGTCAGGCATGGGGGCCTCGCTGGCCGGCCTGGTGCTGTTAGCGGCGGCAACCAGTTTGCCGGAGTTTGCAATCAATATCAACGCGGTTCGTCTGCCCGATAGCACCCAGGGGGTCGACTTGGCGCTGGGCAACGTGCTGGGAAGTTCGCTATTTAATCTTCTGATTCTGGGAATCGTCGACTTAATCTTTCACTCGAAGGCCCGGATGTTTTCGTCCGTTTCATCGGCCCATGCCTTGTCGGCGATGGTCAGTATGGCGCTGATCGCCATCGTGGTGCTGTTCCTTTTGCTGGAACGCGACGGCGTAGGCATTCCGCTCCATTTCTGGCATATGGGCATCGGGACGATCGCGTGCGGCGTGTTTTATCTCTTCTCGATCCGACTGATCTATCTCGATCAGCATATGGCTGCAAAGCTGGAGGAGGAGAAGCAGAGCCCCGAGGAAGAACCGGCTAAGCAGGGAATGTCGTTGGCCGTGGCGATTGGCATTTATCTGGCCACGACCGTCGTCATTTTCATCGCGGCTGCTTATCTCGCACCGACGGCCGATCGCATTGCGGAAATTACCGGCCTGGGCGGAACGTTTATCGGCAGCACGCTGCTCGCGCTTACGACCAGCCTGCCTGAGTTCGTCACCACGATTGTGGCGGTTCGTATTGGCGCGGCCGATATGGCAATCGGCAACATCCTTGGCAGCAACACGTTTAACATTGCGATCCTTCTGCCGGTCGATGCGATCTACACCCAAGGCTCGCTGCTGGCCGATGCCAGCCCAGTGCACGCGATGACAGGCGTGGCGGTTATTCTGCTGACGTGCGTAGCGACAATGGGCATCCTGTACCGGGCCGAAAAGAAGTACTCGATCATCGAGCCCGACGCCTTGCTGGTGGTGCTATTAAGCCTGATGTCGATTTGGGGCATCTACCAGCTAACCCGTCCCACAGGCGAACCAGAAATGAAAGAGGAACCCAAGGTCGAGGAGGTCTCGTACCAGAGATTCCACGAAGGGGGCGAGCAGTGCAGCGAATCGCACCAAATGCGGCATTCACCCTCAAAAGATTGGTACTAA
- a CDS encoding aldo/keto reductase, with product MTSQTLNTGSPMPMLGLGTWKIDKLHCADVIVAAGKAGYRHFDCACDYGNEIEVGQGIQQIINEGIATREELWITSKLWNTYHAKEHVRPACEKTLSDLGLDYVDLYLVHFPIALKFVAFEDRYPPEWVHDPKAEKPGLVTEPVPIRETWTAMESLVDAGLTKNIGICNFGVSLIRDLLSYAKIRPSVLQVELHPRLAQEKLLRFCAQENIAVTAFSSFGPSSYYQLGMADESESLIDHEIVQGIAHETEKTPGQVLLRWAVQRGTIVIPKASSEQHLQENSAIFDFDLTKDQMTRLSALNQNRRFNDPGDFCEAAFNTFFPIYE from the coding sequence ATGACCTCGCAGACGCTTAATACCGGTTCCCCTATGCCCATGCTGGGACTGGGTACTTGGAAGATCGACAAGTTACACTGCGCCGATGTGATTGTCGCCGCAGGCAAAGCCGGGTATCGCCATTTCGATTGCGCCTGTGATTACGGAAACGAAATAGAGGTCGGCCAGGGTATTCAGCAAATCATCAACGAGGGAATCGCCACGCGAGAAGAATTGTGGATTACCTCGAAGCTGTGGAACACCTACCACGCGAAAGAGCACGTGCGGCCGGCGTGCGAGAAAACGCTGAGCGATCTGGGGCTCGATTATGTCGACTTGTATCTGGTTCACTTCCCGATCGCGCTGAAGTTCGTGGCGTTCGAAGATCGCTATCCGCCGGAGTGGGTTCACGACCCTAAGGCCGAGAAGCCAGGACTGGTGACCGAGCCGGTTCCGATTCGCGAAACATGGACGGCGATGGAGTCCCTCGTCGATGCCGGCCTGACGAAGAATATCGGCATCTGCAACTTCGGTGTGTCGCTCATTCGGGACTTGCTTTCCTACGCAAAAATTCGCCCGAGCGTGCTTCAGGTGGAACTGCATCCGCGACTCGCGCAGGAAAAGCTGCTGCGTTTCTGCGCCCAGGAAAATATCGCGGTGACTGCGTTCTCTTCGTTCGGCCCCAGTTCTTACTATCAACTAGGAATGGCAGACGAAAGCGAATCGTTGATCGATCACGAGATCGTCCAAGGCATCGCGCATGAAACTGAGAAGACGCCTGGTCAGGTCTTGCTACGATGGGCCGTGCAGCGCGGGACGATCGTCATTCCCAAGGCGAGTTCCGAACAACATTTGCAGGAAAACTCGGCAATATTTGACTTCGATTTGACGAAAGACCAGATGACCAGGCTGTCGGCATTGAACCAGAATCGCCGCTTCAACGACCCTGGCGATTTTTGTGAGGCGGCCTTTAATACCTTCTTTCCCATTTATGAATAG